The following are encoded together in the Wolbachia endosymbiont (group E) of Neria commutata genome:
- the alaS gene encoding alanine--tRNA ligase, whose amino-acid sequence MKLSAIRERFLKFFVGNGHEQVFSSPLIPESDPTLMFTNAGMVQFKNIFTGMQKTEMNRTVSSQKCLRAGGKHNDLENVGYTTRHHTFFEMLGNFSFGDYFKETAIELAWNFITKELSLDKSRLSITIYHTDDEAYDIWRKISGFSNDKIIRIATDDNFWSMGNTGPCGPCSEIFYDHANPNLQGDDRVVEIWNLVFMEFNKDEEGNLHKLPKKCIDTGMGLERIAAVMQNVHDNYDVDLFAALINKSREYCGGIENKVAHKIIADHLRAATFLIAEGVLPGNEGRNYVLRRLIRRAVRYIHLLGYNDSLLHRVFPVLIDSTSSAYMGDVYPELIRAKSLIETTLKSEEENFKDTLMKGINLLDKSTANLNAGDTLPGATAFKLYDTYGFPLDITLDILKERKINFDQKGFDDAMEEQKERARAKWAGSGEKSVEQVWFDLIDKFGKTEFVGYEHNEINDAKVLAIISADNKILNSANEGEKVTIILDKTPFYGESGGQVGDIGSFIKSDGSITMVENTNKINDLYLHRCIIKSGSISEGDIVTASINKERRMNLRRNHSATHLLHFSLRKVLGDHITQKGSLVAPDKLRFDFSHNAQVTQNQLFGVEDMVNSLIRENHCTTTKIQNMNQAINEGAMALFGEKYGDKVRVVNIGDSKELCGGTHVQYTGEIGLFKIVTESSVAFGVRRIEALTGQEAIDYVRNNEINLKKVAEFVKAPVSDIINRLNILNQERKEFEAKIKNLYKRLVSAENIKSTEIGEINFLSHAFTGIPANIIREFILQQQKSKAVIAFTVTEENKTVLIVKVSKDLINKINAKELVSIATGKNCGGNAELAQAGCDSSNVISDIYNHLAGYTGA is encoded by the coding sequence ATGAAATTAAGCGCAATCAGAGAAAGGTTTTTGAAGTTTTTTGTAGGTAATGGCCATGAGCAAGTTTTCTCTTCTCCTCTCATTCCAGAAAGTGACCCAACACTCATGTTCACAAATGCTGGCATGGTGCAATTTAAAAACATTTTTACTGGTATGCAAAAAACTGAAATGAACCGCACTGTTTCAAGTCAAAAGTGCTTAAGAGCAGGTGGTAAACATAACGACCTTGAAAACGTTGGCTATACAACTCGGCATCACACATTTTTTGAAATGCTCGGTAACTTTAGCTTTGGTGATTACTTCAAAGAAACCGCAATAGAGCTTGCGTGGAACTTTATTACTAAAGAACTGTCACTCGACAAGAGTAGACTGTCCATAACCATTTACCACACTGATGATGAGGCATATGATATTTGGCGCAAGATAAGCGGTTTTTCAAACGATAAAATTATAAGAATTGCAACAGATGACAATTTTTGGAGTATGGGAAACACCGGTCCATGTGGACCATGTTCTGAAATTTTTTATGACCATGCAAATCCTAATTTACAAGGCGACGATAGAGTGGTTGAAATCTGGAATTTGGTGTTTATGGAATTTAACAAGGATGAAGAAGGTAATTTGCATAAGTTACCAAAAAAGTGCATCGATACAGGAATGGGCCTTGAGAGAATAGCTGCAGTGATGCAAAATGTTCATGACAACTATGATGTCGATCTCTTTGCTGCTCTGATAAACAAATCACGAGAATATTGTGGAGGCATAGAAAATAAAGTAGCGCATAAAATAATTGCAGATCACCTGCGTGCAGCTACATTTCTTATCGCAGAGGGAGTGCTTCCTGGAAATGAAGGTAGAAATTACGTTCTACGCCGACTGATTAGAAGAGCTGTGCGTTATATCCACCTGCTTGGATATAATGACTCTCTATTACACCGTGTTTTTCCAGTGTTAATAGATAGCACAAGTTCAGCTTATATGGGAGATGTTTATCCAGAGCTAATTAGAGCTAAAAGCTTAATAGAGACAACATTAAAATCAGAGGAAGAAAATTTTAAGGACACTCTGATGAAAGGTATCAACCTTCTCGATAAATCAACTGCAAATTTAAATGCAGGTGACACTTTGCCTGGTGCAACAGCATTTAAACTATACGACACCTATGGATTTCCTTTGGATATTACACTGGATATTTTAAAAGAGAGAAAAATAAATTTTGACCAAAAGGGTTTTGATGATGCAATGGAAGAGCAAAAAGAAAGAGCGCGTGCTAAATGGGCTGGATCTGGTGAAAAATCAGTAGAGCAAGTATGGTTCGATTTAATTGATAAATTTGGCAAGACAGAATTTGTAGGCTATGAGCATAACGAAATAAATGATGCAAAAGTACTAGCCATTATTTCTGCCGATAATAAAATACTTAACTCTGCAAATGAGGGAGAAAAAGTAACTATTATACTTGATAAAACGCCATTTTATGGTGAGTCAGGTGGGCAGGTGGGAGATATTGGTAGTTTCATCAAGTCCGATGGAAGTATAACGATGGTGGAAAATACCAACAAAATTAATGATCTATACTTACACAGGTGCATTATTAAGTCTGGTTCAATTTCCGAAGGTGATATAGTTACAGCAAGTATTAATAAAGAAAGGCGGATGAACTTACGAAGAAATCATTCAGCCACACATCTTTTACATTTTTCGTTGAGAAAAGTTCTAGGTGATCATATAACCCAAAAAGGATCTTTGGTTGCACCAGATAAACTACGTTTTGATTTTAGTCACAATGCTCAGGTTACTCAAAATCAGCTATTTGGGGTAGAAGATATGGTAAATAGTCTAATAAGAGAAAACCATTGTACTACTACAAAGATTCAGAACATGAACCAAGCAATAAATGAAGGGGCTATGGCGCTTTTTGGTGAAAAATATGGTGATAAAGTTAGAGTTGTAAATATCGGAGACTCAAAAGAATTGTGTGGTGGTACGCATGTACAGTACACTGGAGAGATAGGTCTTTTCAAAATAGTCACAGAGAGTTCCGTTGCGTTTGGAGTGAGAAGGATTGAGGCTCTAACAGGACAAGAAGCAATTGATTATGTGCGTAATAATGAGATTAACCTAAAAAAAGTTGCAGAATTCGTAAAAGCACCAGTAAGCGATATAATAAATCGCTTGAATATTTTAAATCAGGAGCGTAAGGAATTCGAAGCTAAAATAAAAAATTTATATAAAAGACTTGTAAGCGCAGAGAATATAAAAAGCACTGAAATCGGTGAAATAAACTTTTTGAGTCACGCTTTTACTGGCATTCCAGCAAATATAATAAGGGAATTTATTTTGCAGCAACAAAAGTCAAAAGCGGTCATAGCTTTCACTGTAACAGAAGAAAATAAAACAGTGTTGATTGTGAAAGTCAGCAAAGACTTAATTAATAAAATAAACGCTAAAGAACTAGTATCTATAGCAACTGGAAAAAATTGTGGAGGAAATGCTGAACTTGCACAAGCAGGCTGTGATAGTAGTAATGTAATCTCAGATATTTATAATCACTTAGCAGGCTACACTGGTGCTTGA
- the hemA gene encoding 5-aminolevulinate synthase — translation MVNYEEIFSNKINDIKSEGRYREFTHFASLPGRLPHIMDYERNREVIVWCSNNYLGMSQNESVIAAIQNSSVGAGGTRNISGTTKEVVELEKSLTDLHQKESALTFACGYLANQTTLSTLSSVIPNVVIFSDEKNHSSMIEGIKSGKRPKHIFKHNDVAHLEQLLNSIDRKTPKIIALESVYSMDGDIAPLKEICDLADQHNAITYLDEVHAVGMYGPRGGGIAEMESLMDRITVIQGTLSKAFGVMGGYIASSKSLVDVIRSSAPGFIFTTAMSPVLAAAARASVEHLKSSNIEREKQREVVEKVKISLKNAGINIIPTETHIIPIIIGNSELSKKASKLLFDEHGIYVQHINYPTVPKGAERFRITPTPYHTDEMIKHLTESLVTVFKKLELTQMRFTS, via the coding sequence TTGGTAAACTACGAAGAAATATTTTCAAACAAAATAAACGATATAAAAAGCGAAGGTCGTTACCGCGAGTTTACGCACTTTGCTTCTTTGCCTGGAAGACTTCCTCATATTATGGATTATGAAAGAAATAGGGAAGTAATCGTTTGGTGCAGTAATAACTATCTGGGAATGTCACAGAATGAGAGTGTCATTGCTGCTATTCAAAATTCATCGGTTGGTGCCGGTGGAACAAGAAATATATCTGGTACAACAAAAGAAGTTGTTGAGTTGGAAAAATCTTTGACTGATTTACATCAAAAGGAATCTGCTTTAACATTTGCTTGCGGCTACCTTGCTAATCAGACTACGCTCAGCACTTTGTCATCCGTTATTCCAAATGTGGTAATTTTTTCAGACGAGAAAAATCATTCTTCGATGATAGAAGGTATAAAGTCGGGAAAAAGACCAAAGCATATATTTAAACATAACGATGTTGCACATCTAGAACAGTTGTTAAATTCTATAGATAGAAAGACACCAAAAATAATAGCTCTTGAGTCCGTATATTCAATGGATGGTGATATAGCACCACTTAAAGAAATATGTGACCTTGCTGATCAACATAATGCAATTACTTACCTGGATGAAGTGCATGCAGTTGGAATGTATGGTCCACGTGGCGGTGGAATTGCAGAAATGGAAAGTTTGATGGATAGAATAACTGTTATTCAAGGTACATTATCGAAGGCGTTTGGAGTTATGGGTGGGTATATAGCATCATCAAAAAGCCTGGTTGATGTAATCAGGAGTTCTGCCCCAGGGTTTATTTTCACCACCGCTATGTCACCCGTTCTTGCAGCGGCAGCAAGGGCCAGTGTTGAGCACTTAAAGTCAAGTAATATTGAAAGAGAGAAGCAAAGAGAAGTTGTTGAAAAAGTTAAAATCTCATTAAAAAATGCAGGAATTAACATTATTCCTACAGAAACTCACATAATTCCAATAATAATCGGTAATTCAGAATTATCCAAGAAAGCATCAAAGTTATTATTTGATGAGCATGGGATATACGTACAGCATATAAATTACCCTACAGTACCCAAGGGAGCTGAGCGTTTTCGCATTACACCAACCCCTTACCATACTGATGAGATGATAAAACATTTGACTGAGTCTTTGGTGACAGTGTTTAAAAAATTAGAGCTAACTCAAATGAGGTTTACGAGTTGA
- a CDS encoding ankyrin repeat domain-containing protein → MFGSNFRDFVSQDPAEIKDERLTKSCPEFGKSDSGNSGNCSETEEGKSSDREAVLTPQDDNSLIQFLIGNIGEGPKSFIIEDDKEESFVTVPKNLTFTEMTDILNSKIDDIQDYENRLITDLGSENFRNFCSQQLNLDLQGRSDHQHIYSNILSMYKRNMENGNHGYSVKELLLLAIAANDDLAKNYQNVLFAEKNLSILPLLVGGEKYIEIFIEKFPDLYQSLKEKTIKTQCGQVNFFSAIALRKESKLFNGVFFIAGGKFQDLKEILQQRQSISDSLYGIFETASLVQNIGFINIVLNSIKMDAKDTNDQDKKDLFKSSFITLLASAISQEHASVVEHLCTRCTKNEDPVIQQIYKEAFADDKVIQTFDAQIISKIKNGGNNGARKRKEEVYNLILKTASQTGNIEFITEVLKLIENDPQLSNDQDKQVFLQDSLITILGSAVDAKSAPIIKDLCTRHSDSIIKALENKEGEEVKKLAAKNILNSVEKLVQNAVEDKDVSALSSYVNSLESSVKSAQHEENLPIVKRIHEIVDKFAKEHDKAWSTYVDGSAYAFLQKTMGYISHGEYKIVKGLIARLSNLRSLLENKKNITTPPVAEQLISPVAANSAEPKSDSGEQAGENVLATLGPAENNSNLISNNKGGVMGKDEKRDLDNYLAQSEARVNELQRQNILHAESAQKIGEQFLVRVEEVRREAALRYYQKKHGQTIDKVLATGEENHVDPNVTIPENRKDSGCGSGSSTPEPETPAAVSGDHFIEDVVYKENNRVQPTRPSGSSTPEIPEKIPVLNDTHTSEASDEKQIINDYNKEGFTPLHVAAQNGNVNEGKRLIRLGANIEDTSKSRHSEGNTALHLAAKEGHKDFVELLLNSGADVNSVSSTGSGATPLHEAAYYGRLDVVKLLIERGAKINAGDRHNDTPLKYASAQGNSEVVLYLLQKGADLYLQSKDGETALHSAAEHGHPGVASILIDAAEDKEKYVNVQSHCVGTALHIIAYNREINEEHKKVIKLLLDNVVCPYLENNPITNALLQNDFIKENSLSMAIMRKNTEFIEFMTSLGYPAPPQVTQTKVSAQISGNNAPGTAEPDQNAQESKLPLAATLAFTATGAGVLIGALSMYFVLDASLLATGIVAAIGVCYLAAAVTTAIVYCCKPKSSGEYNSVTDVGEGKLAV, encoded by the coding sequence ATGTTTGGTTCTAATTTTCGCGATTTTGTATCACAAGATCCAGCTGAGATCAAAGACGAAAGATTGACTAAGAGTTGTCCTGAATTTGGAAAATCAGATTCTGGAAATTCTGGTAATTGCTCAGAGACTGAAGAAGGCAAAAGTTCTGATAGAGAGGCCGTATTAACACCTCAAGATGATAATTCACTTATTCAGTTTCTTATTGGAAATATTGGTGAAGGCCCTAAGTCATTTATCATTGAAGATGATAAAGAGGAGTCATTTGTTACTGTACCTAAAAATCTCACTTTTACTGAGATGACGGATATTCTAAATAGCAAGATTGATGATATACAAGACTATGAGAACAGATTGATTACGGATCTGGGTAGCGAGAACTTTAGAAACTTCTGTTCACAACAACTTAATTTAGACTTGCAAGGAAGAAGTGATCATCAGCATATATATTCAAATATACTTTCCATGTATAAGCGCAATATGGAGAATGGTAATCATGGTTACTCAGTGAAAGAACTGTTGCTTTTAGCAATTGCAGCTAATGATGATCTGGCAAAGAACTATCAGAATGTACTTTTTGCTGAAAAAAACTTAAGTATTTTACCGCTACTTGTTGGTGGTGAAAAGTATATTGAAATCTTCATAGAGAAATTTCCTGATCTTTATCAAAGCTTAAAAGAGAAAACAATTAAAACGCAATGTGGTCAAGTTAATTTCTTTTCAGCTATAGCGTTAAGAAAAGAGTCGAAGTTATTCAATGGAGTTTTTTTTATTGCTGGAGGGAAATTTCAAGACTTAAAAGAAATTTTACAACAACGACAAAGTATATCTGATTCTTTGTATGGTATATTTGAGACAGCATCACTAGTGCAAAACATAGGATTTATAAATATAGTGCTAAATTCTATAAAAATGGATGCTAAAGATACTAACGATCAAGATAAAAAAGATCTATTTAAAAGTAGTTTTATTACTCTTTTAGCAAGTGCAATAAGCCAAGAGCATGCTTCAGTTGTTGAACATCTGTGCACAAGATGCACTAAGAATGAAGATCCGGTAATTCAACAAATTTATAAAGAAGCATTTGCGGATGACAAAGTAATTCAGACATTTGATGCACAAATTATTAGTAAAATAAAAAATGGCGGTAATAATGGGGCAAGAAAAAGAAAAGAAGAAGTTTACAATTTAATTTTAAAAACAGCTTCACAAACTGGCAATATAGAATTCATAACAGAGGTATTAAAGTTAATTGAGAATGATCCTCAACTATCAAATGATCAAGATAAGCAAGTTTTCTTGCAAGATAGTCTGATTACTATTTTAGGGAGTGCTGTAGATGCAAAGAGTGCTCCAATTATTAAAGATTTGTGCACAAGACATAGTGACAGTATTATTAAAGCGCTGGAAAATAAAGAGGGAGAAGAAGTTAAAAAGCTAGCTGCAAAGAACATACTAAATAGTGTAGAGAAATTAGTACAAAATGCAGTAGAAGATAAGGATGTTAGTGCCTTAAGTTCTTATGTGAATAGTCTTGAATCCAGCGTTAAGTCCGCGCAACATGAAGAAAATTTACCAATAGTTAAAAGAATACATGAAATAGTAGATAAATTTGCTAAAGAGCATGATAAGGCATGGAGCACTTACGTTGATGGGTCTGCTTATGCTTTTCTACAAAAGACTATGGGCTATATTTCTCATGGTGAGTATAAAATAGTTAAAGGCCTTATTGCTAGATTAAGCAATTTAAGAAGTTTACTAGAAAATAAGAAAAATATCACAACACCACCAGTTGCAGAACAGTTGATTTCTCCAGTTGCAGCCAATAGTGCGGAGCCTAAAAGTGATAGCGGCGAACAGGCAGGGGAGAATGTTCTTGCAACACTGGGGCCTGCAGAGAATAATAGTAATTTAATAAGTAATAATAAGGGGGGTGTAATGGGTAAAGACGAAAAAAGAGATCTTGATAATTATTTGGCACAGTCGGAAGCAAGGGTCAATGAACTGCAAAGGCAAAATATTCTACACGCAGAAAGTGCTCAAAAAATTGGTGAGCAGTTTCTCGTAAGGGTTGAAGAAGTACGTCGTGAGGCAGCCCTGAGATACTATCAAAAAAAACATGGGCAAACCATTGACAAAGTTCTTGCAACGGGAGAAGAAAATCATGTTGATCCTAATGTTACAATACCAGAAAATAGAAAAGACAGTGGTTGCGGCAGTGGTAGCAGCACTCCAGAGCCAGAGACTCCTGCTGCAGTAAGTGGTGATCATTTCATTGAAGACGTGGTATACAAGGAAAATAATCGTGTTCAGCCAACACGGCCTAGTGGTAGCAGCACTCCAGAAATTCCTGAAAAAATACCTGTACTTAATGATACTCATACATCAGAAGCAAGTGATGAAAAACAAATAATAAATGACTATAACAAAGAAGGATTTACTCCTTTACACGTTGCAGCACAGAACGGCAATGTTAATGAGGGGAAGCGCCTAATACGATTGGGTGCGAATATTGAGGATACGTCAAAGTCAAGACATAGTGAAGGTAACACTGCATTACACTTAGCTGCAAAAGAAGGCCATAAAGATTTTGTGGAACTTTTACTTAATAGTGGTGCAGATGTTAATTCAGTAAGCAGTACAGGAAGTGGAGCTACTCCTTTACATGAAGCAGCGTACTATGGACGTTTAGATGTTGTAAAGTTGCTAATAGAGCGTGGAGCAAAGATTAATGCTGGAGATCGGCATAATGATACTCCTTTGAAGTATGCTTCTGCACAAGGCAACTCAGAAGTAGTACTATATCTTTTACAAAAAGGAGCAGACCTTTATTTACAAAGTAAAGATGGTGAAACTGCGTTACATAGTGCTGCTGAACATGGTCATCCTGGTGTAGCTTCTATTTTGATAGATGCAGCAGAAGATAAAGAGAAATATGTTAATGTACAAAGTCATTGTGTCGGTACTGCGTTACATATTATAGCTTACAATCGAGAAATAAATGAAGAGCACAAAAAAGTTATAAAATTACTACTGGATAATGTTGTATGTCCATATTTAGAAAATAATCCGATAACTAATGCTCTACTACAAAATGATTTTATAAAAGAAAACTCTTTAAGTATGGCAATAATGCGTAAGAATACAGAATTTATAGAGTTTATGACTTCGCTGGGTTATCCAGCTCCTCCACAAGTAACTCAAACAAAAGTGTCAGCACAAATCAGTGGTAATAATGCTCCTGGCACAGCTGAACCAGACCAAAATGCACAGGAAAGCAAATTGCCTCTTGCAGCTACTTTAGCGTTCACAGCAACTGGAGCTGGTGTTCTGATTGGTGCATTAAGCATGTATTTCGTTTTGGATGCTAGCTTGCTAGCAACAGGGATAGTAGCAGCTATAGGGGTTTGTTATCTGGCTGCTGCTGTTACTACTGCTATTGTATACTGCTGTAAGCCTAAAAGCTCAGGGGAATATAATAGCGTTACTGATGTTGGTGAGGGCAAACTTGCAGTATAG
- a CDS encoding AEC family transporter: MFFTLFLKILPIYITIFIGYLAGKFLKIDRNTISQILFYVASPTVILYGVSHTEVNLKVISLPVLIWFIGSTMSLSVYYISSFLFKDNTRNILAFSLGSTSMGYFGLPIAMALFDEDSVSVYVVCYIGMALFENSLGFYIAANGIYTAKECMLKLFKLPSSYAMVLGFILSIYGIQMPTFLTDVMLNIRSTFVTLGMVLLGVSIAQIKNFKIDWKLALTTITAKYVFWPLFVLGIVLLDRHVIGIYDESIYKALMLLAIIPVSGSSIVLANILNYQPDKATLLLLISVTVGLFYVPLIISLFFTKLVPF; this comes from the coding sequence ATGTTTTTTACTCTTTTTCTCAAAATATTACCTATTTATATCACAATATTTATTGGTTATTTAGCAGGAAAATTCCTTAAGATTGATAGAAATACTATATCTCAAATACTCTTTTATGTAGCTAGCCCAACAGTGATTTTATATGGAGTGTCTCATACAGAAGTTAATTTAAAAGTAATTTCTCTACCAGTTTTGATATGGTTTATAGGCAGTACAATGTCTTTATCAGTGTATTATATTTCTTCCTTTTTATTTAAGGATAATACAAGGAACATATTAGCATTTAGCTTGGGAAGTACAAGTATGGGCTATTTTGGCTTGCCAATTGCTATGGCTTTATTCGACGAAGATTCAGTATCTGTATATGTTGTCTGTTATATAGGGATGGCGCTATTTGAAAATAGCTTAGGATTTTACATAGCTGCAAATGGTATTTATACTGCAAAAGAATGCATGTTAAAGTTGTTCAAACTTCCTTCATCCTACGCAATGGTTCTGGGCTTTATTTTAAGTATATATGGTATACAAATGCCTACTTTTTTGACAGACGTGATGCTAAATATTAGAAGTACATTCGTTACACTCGGGATGGTATTACTTGGGGTAAGCATTGCACAAATTAAAAATTTTAAAATAGATTGGAAGCTTGCTTTAACCACTATCACAGCAAAGTACGTATTTTGGCCATTATTTGTCCTAGGAATTGTCCTTTTAGATAGGCATGTTATAGGAATATATGATGAGAGCATATATAAAGCATTGATGCTGCTTGCTATTATTCCAGTTTCTGGATCCAGTATAGTACTTGCTAATATCTTAAATTATCAACCGGATAAGGCTACTTTATTACTTTTAATTAGCGTTACAGTAGGGCTATTTTATGTTCCACTAATAATATCATTATTTTTCACTAAACTTGTCCCTTTTTAG
- the htpG gene encoding molecular chaperone HtpG — protein MHSIKETENLKFDAEVGKVLNIVIHSLYTNKDIFLRELISNASDACDKLRYKSQSNSNLLDSSDELKITIRVNKDENELCITDNGIGMSRQDLIDNLGTIASSGTQKFLDAIKNNKDSNQAVELIGKFGVGFYSSFMVASEVIVESRKAGEEDSWVWKSKGDGEYSISKLDEQIPRGTKITLIMRPEENEFLDKFRIENIVTTYSDHINFPVEFIDEKGESEKLNSKAAIWTKPKNDVTQEEHNDFFRGVAHVGGEPWMVLHNKNEGAIEYTNLLYVPSIKPFDLFHPDRRCSIKLYVNKVFITEDNVQVIPQYLRFLKGVVDSPDLPLNISRETLQNNRVVEQIRKSLTKRVISELGKKAKDNLEEYTKFWTNFGAVLKEGLCEAMPTDEREALLSICRFHSTEGDKLVSIDDYISRMKPEQEQIYYLTGNSLDSVKNSPQLEGFISKGLEVLLFVDLVDDFWTSVIHEYKDKKFKSVTRADVDLEKFSSEEDKKKDEENKLGAEESKESAESILQYFTKVLGDLVKSVKISKKLTGSPVCLAVDEGAMDLRMERFLREQKQLNYRTPKVLEINTKHLVIKSIMKSHTEGGENSTLEDMIHLLFYQACIVEGEEIDDASSFSKKLNNLLGKIAV, from the coding sequence ATGCATAGCATAAAAGAAACTGAAAATTTAAAATTTGATGCTGAAGTAGGGAAGGTATTAAATATAGTAATTCATTCTCTTTATACCAATAAAGACATTTTTCTGCGCGAACTAATATCAAATGCATCAGATGCGTGTGACAAATTGCGCTATAAATCTCAATCTAATTCAAATTTACTGGATTCAAGTGATGAGTTAAAAATCACGATCAGAGTTAATAAAGATGAGAATGAGCTATGTATAACTGATAATGGCATTGGAATGAGCAGGCAGGACTTAATAGATAACTTGGGTACAATTGCGAGCTCTGGTACACAGAAATTTTTGGATGCAATTAAAAATAACAAAGATTCAAACCAAGCTGTTGAACTTATTGGTAAGTTCGGTGTCGGTTTTTACTCAAGCTTCATGGTTGCCTCAGAAGTGATAGTTGAGTCCAGAAAAGCAGGCGAAGAAGACTCATGGGTATGGAAATCAAAAGGAGATGGAGAATATTCAATAAGTAAACTAGATGAGCAAATTCCAAGAGGGACGAAAATCACGCTAATCATGCGTCCTGAAGAAAATGAATTTTTAGACAAGTTTCGTATTGAAAATATTGTCACTACTTATTCAGACCACATAAATTTTCCGGTTGAGTTTATAGATGAGAAAGGGGAAAGCGAAAAACTAAACAGTAAGGCTGCAATTTGGACTAAGCCGAAAAATGACGTTACTCAAGAAGAGCACAATGATTTCTTCCGCGGCGTTGCTCACGTTGGTGGGGAGCCTTGGATGGTATTGCACAATAAAAATGAAGGCGCAATTGAATATACGAATTTGCTTTATGTTCCATCCATCAAACCCTTTGATTTATTTCACCCAGATAGACGTTGCTCTATTAAATTATATGTAAATAAGGTTTTCATCACTGAAGATAATGTGCAAGTTATACCTCAATATCTACGTTTCTTGAAAGGCGTAGTCGATTCACCAGATTTACCACTAAACATCAGCAGAGAAACCCTGCAGAACAACCGCGTTGTTGAGCAAATCAGAAAATCTCTCACTAAACGTGTGATATCAGAGCTTGGAAAAAAAGCAAAAGACAACCTGGAAGAATATACAAAATTCTGGACAAATTTTGGTGCAGTTTTAAAGGAAGGCCTTTGTGAAGCTATGCCCACTGACGAAAGAGAAGCATTGCTTTCAATTTGTAGATTTCATAGCACAGAGGGTGATAAATTAGTCAGCATTGATGACTATATAAGCAGAATGAAACCTGAGCAGGAACAGATCTATTATCTAACTGGAAATAGCCTTGATTCAGTAAAAAACAGTCCGCAACTTGAAGGGTTTATCAGCAAAGGATTGGAAGTGCTCCTATTTGTTGATCTGGTTGATGATTTCTGGACTAGTGTAATTCATGAATATAAAGATAAAAAGTTTAAGTCTGTCACTCGTGCGGATGTGGATTTAGAAAAATTTTCTTCTGAAGAAGATAAGAAAAAAGATGAAGAAAATAAATTGGGTGCAGAAGAGTCAAAAGAAAGTGCAGAGTCTATACTGCAATATTTTACTAAAGTACTTGGCGATTTAGTAAAAAGTGTAAAAATTTCTAAAAAACTAACGGGCAGCCCTGTATGCCTGGCAGTTGATGAAGGCGCCATGGATCTTAGAATGGAGCGTTTTTTACGTGAGCAAAAGCAACTAAATTACCGCACTCCAAAAGTTCTGGAAATTAACACTAAGCACCTAGTAATCAAAAGTATAATGAAATCCCACACTGAAGGCGGTGAAAATTCTACACTGGAGGATATGATCCACTTATTATTCTATCAGGCTTGTATTGTAGAGGGTGAAGAAATAGACGATGCTAGCAGCTTTTCTAAGAAGTTAAATAACTTACTTGGCAAAATTGCTGTTTAG
- a CDS encoding ankyrin repeat domain-containing protein — MTLLLLAAEYGNLDIVRYIIDKGIRTSDRTI; from the coding sequence ATGACTCTCCTACTTTTAGCTGCTGAATATGGGAACCTAGACATAGTAAGGTACATTATCGATAAAGGTATAAGGACTTCTGATCGTACAATATGA